The Halodesulfovibrio sp. genome window below encodes:
- a CDS encoding response regulator, with protein MKTPRVLVVDDELSFRLFLKTLFETSGMRVESARNGNEGYDKARATKPSLIVLDVMMPEWGGINMYRKIRTTPELADIPVVMLSAVAPEGFAHALNMIGISETELTPPEAYVEKPPNPEKLLATVRGLLKQSVSD; from the coding sequence ATGAAAACACCGCGCGTACTTGTAGTAGATGACGAACTCAGTTTTAGGCTGTTCTTAAAAACGCTGTTCGAAACAAGTGGCATGCGGGTTGAAAGTGCCCGTAACGGCAATGAAGGGTACGATAAAGCACGTGCTACAAAGCCTTCCTTAATCGTACTTGATGTGATGATGCCCGAATGGGGCGGAATCAATATGTACAGAAAAATTAGAACAACACCCGAACTGGCAGATATACCGGTTGTTATGCTTTCGGCTGTGGCTCCTGAAGGTTTTGCCCATGCTCTTAACATGATAGGTATCTCAGAAACGGAGCTTACTCCCCCCGAAGCGTATGTGGAAAAGCCACCAAACCCTGAAAAGCTGCTTGCAACAGTTCGCGGTCTTCTAAAACAGAGTGTTTCCGACTAA
- the divK gene encoding DVU0259 family response regulator domain-containing protein, giving the protein MPHKVLVIDDDPYIVKYLIDILTDNGYATCSASNGAEGIEVLKRENPDLVTLDLEMPEEWGPRFYRKMTKEPGFENTPVIVISGLPGIHLAIKNAVASLKKPFDPNALLEIIKDALAKKENA; this is encoded by the coding sequence ATGCCACACAAAGTCCTTGTAATTGATGATGATCCATATATTGTCAAATATCTTATCGATATATTAACCGACAACGGCTATGCAACATGTTCAGCTTCTAACGGTGCTGAAGGCATTGAGGTGCTGAAACGCGAAAATCCAGACCTTGTTACGCTTGATCTGGAAATGCCGGAAGAATGGGGACCACGTTTTTACCGTAAAATGACAAAAGAACCGGGATTTGAAAACACTCCGGTCATCGTAATCAGCGGGTTACCTGGTATCCATTTGGCGATCAAAAATGCGGTCGCTTCACTTAAGAAGCCATTTGACCCCAATGCGCTGCTTGAAATTATTAAAGACGCTTTGGCAAAAAAAGAAAACGCTTAG
- a CDS encoding response regulator, whose amino-acid sequence MLHTILLVDDEEGIRKILGLSLRDLGYTVHTAASGEEGIELFNKHEPDIVLTDIKMPGISGLDLLDHFKFQAPDTEVIMITGHGDMDLAIQSIKRNATDFITKPINEDALEIALKRAHERISMRRQLNQYTCDLERLVDEQATQLVEQERQLAALQIAEGFADGLRNIVNLIDGGSSIFNQLPCFVSVHNANSEIISANPLFTERIGPSIGKPSWWAYKEYTEHRPDSSPVERVILSGDAQSSQEVITDKTGRKLPVQVNAVPILDNDGTIELVLELAADMTEVQNMQEELRITRHRYQQLFEESPCYISVQNRDLKIIANNRRFREDFGSSLGKSCHKLYAHRDTPCTKCPVMKTFEDGKTHQYETVITTKTGEQRNVLIWTAPICDVEGNISEVMEMSTDITQLRALQDRLSTLGLLLGSTAHGIKGLLTALDGGIYRLGSGIKMDKPERVLDSFNDLSHLIDRLRKMVLDILHYAKERSLNWEVIILPNFVREIESIIRPKAEAKGVTFNCIAPEDGTLEADYGGLTSALVNILENAVDSCEASKSTSEYCVEFVTCTDGKTVDFTITDNGTGMSQETREKLFTLFFSSKGSAGTGIGLFVANQTVQQHGGTISVSSEKGEGSSFAVRMHAELPAHLKRELPEL is encoded by the coding sequence ATGTTGCACACAATTCTGCTTGTGGATGATGAGGAAGGCATTCGAAAAATCTTAGGACTCTCGCTGCGAGATCTAGGATACACAGTACACACAGCTGCTAGTGGCGAAGAAGGTATTGAGCTCTTCAATAAGCATGAGCCGGACATCGTCCTGACTGACATAAAAATGCCGGGAATATCCGGCCTTGATCTTCTGGATCATTTCAAATTTCAAGCTCCTGATACCGAAGTTATAATGATTACCGGTCACGGAGACATGGATTTAGCAATTCAAAGCATCAAGCGTAATGCTACAGATTTCATAACCAAGCCTATCAATGAAGATGCTCTGGAAATTGCGCTCAAACGCGCGCATGAACGCATTAGCATGCGCCGCCAGTTGAACCAATACACATGTGATCTTGAACGGCTTGTTGATGAACAAGCAACACAGTTGGTCGAACAAGAACGTCAGCTTGCGGCATTGCAAATAGCTGAAGGCTTTGCTGACGGTCTACGTAATATTGTCAATCTTATTGATGGCGGCTCTTCAATATTTAACCAGCTGCCATGCTTTGTTTCCGTACACAACGCCAATAGTGAGATAATTTCAGCCAATCCACTTTTCACAGAGCGCATTGGTCCCTCTATCGGCAAGCCCAGCTGGTGGGCATACAAAGAATACACAGAACATCGTCCAGACAGTTCCCCTGTAGAGCGTGTTATCCTCTCAGGTGACGCCCAGTCATCTCAAGAAGTTATTACTGATAAAACCGGACGAAAACTACCGGTACAGGTAAATGCTGTTCCTATCTTAGATAACGATGGTACGATTGAACTTGTACTTGAGTTAGCGGCTGACATGACAGAAGTACAAAATATGCAGGAAGAGCTGCGTATTACACGTCATCGCTATCAACAATTGTTTGAAGAATCTCCATGTTACATCAGCGTGCAAAACAGGGACTTAAAGATTATCGCAAACAACAGACGATTCCGCGAAGATTTTGGAAGTTCTCTCGGTAAAAGTTGTCATAAGCTATACGCCCACAGAGACACTCCATGCACGAAATGTCCAGTGATGAAAACGTTTGAAGATGGCAAAACACATCAATATGAAACAGTCATTACCACAAAAACAGGTGAACAACGTAACGTTCTCATCTGGACTGCACCTATATGCGACGTCGAAGGTAACATTTCCGAAGTGATGGAGATGTCTACAGACATTACCCAGCTTAGAGCTTTACAAGACCGACTTTCTACACTCGGACTACTACTCGGCTCCACTGCTCACGGCATTAAGGGGCTGCTTACAGCTTTAGATGGAGGAATATACCGCCTAGGTTCCGGCATCAAAATGGATAAGCCTGAGCGCGTGCTAGACAGTTTCAACGACCTTTCTCACTTAATTGACCGGCTGCGAAAAATGGTACTCGATATTCTCCATTATGCGAAAGAGCGGTCACTAAACTGGGAAGTTATCATTCTTCCAAACTTTGTGCGCGAGATCGAAAGCATCATACGCCCCAAAGCAGAAGCCAAAGGAGTTACATTTAACTGTATCGCGCCGGAAGACGGCACCCTAGAGGCAGATTATGGCGGACTCACATCCGCACTGGTTAACATTCTAGAAAATGCTGTTGACTCATGTGAGGCATCCAAATCAACATCCGAGTACTGTGTAGAGTTCGTAACCTGTACAGACGGCAAAACTGTTGATTTCACCATTACTGATAATGGCACTGGGATGTCGCAAGAAACACGCGAAAAACTATTTACGTTATTCTTTTCTTCCAAAGGTTCTGCGGGTACCGGAATTGGACTTTTTGTCGCAAATCAAACCGTCCAGCAGCATGGAGGAACCATCTCCGTTTCTTCTGAGAAAGGGGAAGGAAGCAGTTTCGCGGTACGTATGCATGCAGAACTCCCTGCTCACCTAAAACGAGAGCTTCCCGAGCTATAG
- a CDS encoding hybrid sensor histidine kinase/response regulator, whose product MTIASRSSVLLVDDEKGITLVLGAYITDLGYVVDTAHSGEEAIEKLQQKSYEVVVSDVRMPGMDGVALLKEIKKQWPETAVIIATGHADVSVAVDCLRLGATDFITKPVNVELLEFALRRAVERVIMRRQLVEHTMHLESLVEQRTKELVRAERFAVMGETVAGLAHAIKNIAGGLEGALFVLEKGLELDRKDYLEQGWGMVKRDVTRVRDLTMNLLQLSRPLALRPAGIDPGAPLCEIAELLTARMHEAGGKIIHACVPQHTAMLDEQAVHTCLMNLATNAVEAVEEAIQSGHREFGDGKVILHTECDSQHVRYLVEDNGRGLSAELFEQLEEGLVTTKNRGSGFGLMATRKAVREMGGELILEHGIEGGVRAILLLPFVPA is encoded by the coding sequence ATGACTATAGCATCAAGATCATCAGTACTGTTGGTAGACGACGAAAAGGGTATTACTCTTGTGCTGGGGGCGTACATTACTGACTTAGGCTACGTTGTCGACACTGCACACAGCGGTGAAGAAGCTATCGAAAAGTTGCAGCAAAAATCGTATGAGGTTGTTGTTTCAGATGTGCGAATGCCCGGCATGGATGGAGTCGCATTGCTCAAAGAAATCAAAAAGCAATGGCCAGAGACGGCGGTTATTATTGCAACAGGTCATGCAGATGTTTCTGTTGCGGTGGACTGTCTTCGGCTTGGAGCAACCGACTTTATAACTAAACCAGTAAATGTAGAACTGTTAGAATTTGCGTTGCGGCGGGCTGTGGAGCGTGTGATTATGCGCAGGCAGCTTGTAGAACATACTATGCATCTGGAATCACTTGTTGAGCAGAGGACAAAGGAATTGGTTCGTGCGGAACGTTTCGCAGTAATGGGGGAGACCGTTGCGGGGCTTGCACATGCCATTAAGAATATCGCAGGCGGGCTAGAAGGCGCTCTGTTTGTGCTGGAAAAAGGGCTTGAGCTTGATCGAAAAGACTACCTTGAGCAGGGTTGGGGAATGGTGAAGCGTGATGTGACGCGGGTGCGGGATTTAACAATGAATCTGCTACAGCTTTCGCGTCCTTTGGCATTGCGCCCTGCGGGGATAGACCCCGGCGCTCCCTTGTGTGAGATAGCAGAATTGCTTACTGCCCGTATGCATGAAGCAGGTGGCAAAATTATCCATGCCTGTGTGCCTCAGCACACAGCTATGCTGGATGAACAGGCGGTGCACACTTGTTTGATGAACTTAGCAACTAACGCTGTGGAGGCGGTCGAAGAAGCTATTCAGTCTGGGCATAGGGAGTTTGGCGACGGCAAAGTAATACTTCATACAGAGTGTGACTCTCAGCATGTTCGGTATTTAGTTGAAGATAATGGGCGAGGATTGTCAGCAGAGCTTTTTGAGCAGTTAGAAGAAGGGCTTGTGACTACTAAAAATCGTGGTTCTGGCTTTGGGCTTATGGCAACACGCAAAGCTGTTCGTGAAATGGGCGGTGAGCTTATTTTAGAACATGGAATTGAGGGCGGGGTTCGTGCGATTCTTTTGTTGCCTTTTGTTCCTGCGTAA
- a CDS encoding PAS domain S-box protein gives MYFWLSRLRNSLAAKVLLLIALVLILCLGLHSWGTMHFLNKYTAAKLSIEADRLSKTILLSTRYAMMANARSEIDQIVSDIAKHPDITSVRIYDKQGVIRFSNVQSEVGTQVATDAPACSACHSVDPPKVFLTLKERTRTFSEHDTVLLGTITPIMNDEGCAEAPCHAHNADHTVLGELELILRTDQAALGLAAVQKKLLSLTGLIYILAVSLLVLGLRRCITNPVRKVIASMQRISEGKPSGLKRMARTDELGQLIDTVVAMEHAIAKKQDELDKNRQEYQDLFEQVPCSITVQDADMRILKYNKEFAERFNPEPGAYCYEAYKGLSEKCPDCPLDKTFQTGRPYCSEESSINPDGSKTHWIVHVSPVFDENGKVVAAMEMGIDISARRRVEERLLTSEAKYHAIFNHIPNAVFVLDVEEYTIIDCNEMAERSYGFASGEMHGLSFVTLFPEEEQEKAKSYVKAFTALNRVRQKRKDHSLFYVDFRLSPAVYNDRNVLLVTATDVTDRLETEQKLIQAGKMATLGEMATGVAHELNQPLTVIKAASGFIIRKISRSQPIDSDILKTMAEEIDSHVDRASQIIDHMRAFGRQSDHSLERVNVNAVVSSSVEMFISQLTLRGIAVKREFEENLPEILGVSNRLEQVFINLLLNARDAIEEAEEENPNTDKVITLTTYSTPRAVVAVVEDTGTGVPAGLVDKIFEPFFTTKVVGKGTGLGLSITYGLIKDFGGTIRVQNKEEGGAKFTLTFPRSQ, from the coding sequence ATGTATTTCTGGCTTTCCCGACTTCGCAATTCGTTGGCTGCTAAAGTTCTTTTGTTGATTGCATTGGTTCTGATTTTATGTCTTGGGCTGCATTCATGGGGAACCATGCACTTTCTTAACAAGTACACTGCGGCAAAGCTTTCGATTGAAGCGGACAGACTTAGTAAGACGATTTTACTTTCTACCCGATATGCTATGATGGCTAACGCGCGTAGCGAAATTGACCAGATTGTTTCCGATATAGCAAAACATCCGGATATCACCTCTGTAAGAATATATGATAAACAGGGTGTTATCCGGTTTTCTAATGTTCAAAGTGAAGTGGGCACGCAGGTTGCTACAGATGCGCCTGCTTGTTCTGCTTGCCATTCAGTAGATCCTCCTAAAGTTTTTCTGACTTTGAAAGAACGCACCAGAACATTCTCGGAACATGATACCGTGCTTCTTGGAACTATTACTCCGATAATGAATGATGAAGGTTGTGCTGAGGCTCCGTGTCATGCTCATAATGCTGACCATACGGTCTTAGGAGAGTTGGAATTGATTTTGCGAACAGATCAAGCTGCACTGGGGCTTGCTGCTGTTCAAAAAAAGCTCCTTTCGCTTACTGGATTAATTTATATTCTCGCTGTCTCACTACTTGTGCTTGGGTTGCGGCGGTGTATTACGAATCCTGTTCGGAAGGTTATTGCGTCCATGCAGCGTATAAGTGAAGGGAAGCCTTCTGGCTTGAAACGAATGGCAAGGACAGATGAGCTTGGGCAACTTATAGATACTGTCGTGGCAATGGAGCATGCTATTGCTAAGAAGCAGGATGAGCTTGATAAAAACAGACAGGAGTATCAGGACTTATTTGAACAAGTGCCGTGTAGTATAACTGTCCAAGACGCTGACATGCGTATCTTGAAATACAATAAAGAGTTCGCAGAACGGTTTAATCCTGAACCGGGTGCGTATTGTTATGAGGCATATAAGGGACTTTCGGAAAAATGCCCTGATTGTCCGTTAGATAAAACATTTCAGACTGGACGCCCGTATTGTTCTGAAGAAAGTAGTATAAATCCAGATGGCTCGAAAACACATTGGATTGTGCATGTCAGCCCTGTATTTGATGAAAATGGAAAAGTCGTTGCCGCTATGGAAATGGGAATAGACATTTCCGCCCGTAGGCGTGTTGAAGAACGTCTTCTTACTTCAGAAGCGAAATATCATGCTATTTTCAATCACATTCCTAACGCTGTATTTGTACTTGATGTCGAAGAATATACGATCATTGACTGTAACGAAATGGCGGAACGGAGCTATGGTTTTGCATCCGGCGAAATGCATGGACTTTCATTTGTTACATTGTTCCCTGAGGAAGAGCAGGAAAAGGCTAAGTCCTATGTTAAGGCGTTTACAGCATTAAATCGTGTTAGGCAGAAGCGTAAAGATCATAGCTTGTTTTATGTTGATTTTCGTCTTTCGCCAGCAGTCTATAATGACCGGAATGTATTGCTTGTGACAGCAACAGACGTCACTGACAGGCTAGAAACTGAGCAGAAGCTTATTCAAGCAGGGAAAATGGCTACATTAGGCGAAATGGCTACGGGGGTAGCACATGAGCTGAATCAACCGTTAACTGTTATTAAGGCTGCTAGCGGGTTTATTATACGTAAAATTAGTCGCTCGCAGCCGATTGATTCTGACATATTAAAAACCATGGCGGAAGAAATAGACTCGCACGTGGATAGAGCCAGTCAGATAATCGATCATATGCGTGCCTTTGGGCGGCAGTCAGATCATTCTTTAGAAAGAGTCAATGTTAACGCTGTGGTATCTAGTTCTGTCGAAATGTTTATCTCGCAGCTTACTCTTCGTGGTATTGCCGTTAAACGCGAGTTTGAAGAAAATTTGCCGGAAATCCTTGGAGTGTCGAACAGGTTGGAGCAAGTTTTTATCAACCTGCTTCTAAATGCGCGTGATGCAATCGAAGAAGCGGAGGAAGAAAATCCAAACACAGATAAGGTGATAACTCTGACCACCTATTCTACGCCCCGTGCTGTCGTTGCGGTGGTGGAAGATACAGGAACAGGTGTCCCTGCTGGGCTTGTGGATAAGATTTTTGAGCCGTTCTTTACAACTAAAGTAGTGGGTAAGGGTACTGGGCTTGGACTTTCGATTACTTATGGTTTGATAAAAGATTTTGGTGGAACCATTCGAGTTCAAAATAAAGAAGAAGGTGGTGCAAAGTTTACACTCACATTCCCTAGAAGCCAGTAA
- a CDS encoding Rrf2 family transcriptional regulator, which yields MRLLTNSRYGTRLLLDIATHGQDKPVLMKESSARLGISQKYLEKIARQLRAGGYLKTRRGPSGGHRMAVDPADVTVGEVVRLLEGGTDIVGCGEDAATCCDAPGCLTRLLWKEASVAMYAHLDKFTFAELVSYSEKGVKFGDYCVRTVQNSGIAPMDDEQRRLNLLREYSLTGLEDSF from the coding sequence ATGCGGCTATTAACCAATAGTAGATACGGCACGAGATTATTGCTCGATATTGCAACCCACGGTCAGGATAAGCCTGTGCTTATGAAAGAGTCCTCGGCGCGCCTTGGTATTTCTCAAAAGTATCTTGAAAAAATTGCAAGGCAGTTGCGTGCAGGGGGATACCTGAAGACAAGACGTGGACCTAGCGGAGGGCATCGAATGGCAGTAGACCCTGCTGATGTAACCGTTGGAGAAGTTGTCAGATTGCTTGAGGGAGGAACTGATATAGTAGGTTGTGGTGAGGATGCTGCAACATGCTGTGATGCACCTGGATGCCTTACCCGTCTGCTCTGGAAAGAAGCTAGTGTCGCTATGTATGCTCATTTGGATAAATTTACCTTTGCAGAGCTGGTAAGTTATTCTGAAAAAGGTGTTAAATTTGGCGACTACTGTGTGCGAACAGTACAAAATTCAGGCATTGCACCAATGGACGACGAGCAAAGGCGTCTCAACCTGCTACGTGAATACTCACTGACTGGATTGGAAGACTCTTTTTAG
- a CDS encoding ATP-binding protein — protein MTEIEQRNLVPLDQLRWKVDPATLPFSKTTDLDQLTDIIGQSRGVEAFRFGMGIDAKGYNIFVTGAADVGKMGMVRQLLSNAKRKRHTPSDLCYVNNFKTPEEPILLTFDAGQGQKFKKDIEEFLEDIKREIPQLFESQEYINSKNALLEEHDKKTRDFFKGLEERVKEAGFVLVNMQMGQVQRPDIVPVVDGEPTHLLKLEELVEKGRFPREEFEALQEKYKELKDEIDTIFMDVRRLQKDVKTKSEEVDRLMFMNTARELAMTLTDAWKEHEKASKHISDMLANMSEQLDIIKMIGQPQAGPMPGMQLPAINAEAVLHPYGVNLLVDNAESEGSPVIVESFPNYRNLFGSIERAMDRSGLWRTDYQKITAGSFIKANGGFLVINLLDAIAEPGVWQTLKRALKTSELEIQTFDPYSFMASTGIKPEAITMDVKVVVLATTQLYHLLKHFDPEVEMIFKVRADFDSSMNKTDQGVNEVCRLVATYVDKLNLKPFSNKAVAALLEHSVRKSGRQEKLSTSFPVMGDIMAEANYLADSVGAELVDAEHVEQALEARIYRDGLVEEKIQEMIDRGSIFIDVAGGEIGQINGLAVYSTGDIMFGKPSRITCTTSMGKEGIINIERDAKMSGPTHNKGMLILSGYLRRNFAQDKPLTLAASIAFEQSYGGVDGDSASSTELYALLSSLAHVPIKQSIAVTGSVNQKGEIQPIGGVNEKIEGFYKVCEAKGLTGDQGVMIPESNVKDLMLKQEVVDAVEDGKFAIWAVKNVHEGIEILTGVAAGARDEDGQYPENTIYGLVDERLVSLAEGLRNFGKDTNNDEPSSSKSNDEE, from the coding sequence ATGACAGAAATAGAACAGCGCAATTTGGTTCCTTTAGATCAGCTGCGGTGGAAAGTTGATCCGGCAACTCTTCCTTTTTCGAAAACTACGGATCTAGATCAACTTACAGATATCATTGGTCAGTCTCGTGGTGTTGAAGCATTTCGCTTTGGAATGGGGATAGACGCGAAGGGCTATAATATTTTTGTAACAGGTGCAGCAGATGTTGGGAAAATGGGTATGGTCAGGCAATTGCTTAGCAACGCTAAGCGCAAGCGCCATACCCCCAGTGATCTTTGCTACGTAAACAACTTTAAAACTCCTGAAGAACCTATCCTGCTTACATTTGATGCAGGACAGGGACAGAAGTTTAAAAAAGATATTGAAGAATTTTTAGAAGATATTAAGCGTGAAATTCCGCAGTTATTCGAAAGTCAGGAATATATAAACAGCAAAAATGCCTTGCTGGAAGAGCATGACAAGAAAACACGCGACTTCTTTAAGGGGTTGGAGGAACGAGTAAAAGAAGCTGGTTTTGTACTTGTAAATATGCAAATGGGACAAGTGCAGCGACCAGATATTGTTCCTGTGGTGGATGGTGAGCCTACCCATTTACTCAAACTCGAAGAGCTGGTTGAAAAAGGACGTTTCCCTAGGGAAGAGTTTGAAGCCTTACAAGAAAAGTACAAAGAGCTTAAAGACGAAATTGATACAATATTCATGGACGTGCGTCGGTTGCAGAAGGATGTGAAGACTAAGAGTGAAGAAGTTGACCGCCTGATGTTCATGAATACTGCTCGTGAGCTTGCAATGACTTTGACAGATGCTTGGAAAGAGCACGAAAAAGCTTCTAAGCATATAAGTGACATGCTTGCGAATATGTCAGAACAGCTCGATATAATAAAAATGATAGGGCAGCCTCAAGCGGGACCAATGCCCGGTATGCAGCTTCCTGCTATTAATGCAGAAGCGGTTTTGCATCCATACGGTGTAAACCTGCTTGTTGATAATGCTGAAAGTGAAGGTTCTCCCGTTATTGTAGAATCTTTTCCTAATTATCGAAATTTGTTCGGCTCTATTGAGCGAGCTATGGATAGATCAGGTCTATGGCGCACGGATTATCAAAAAATTACTGCTGGTTCCTTCATAAAAGCTAACGGCGGTTTTCTTGTTATCAACCTATTAGATGCTATTGCAGAGCCGGGTGTATGGCAGACCCTTAAGCGTGCTTTGAAAACGTCTGAATTGGAAATCCAGACCTTTGACCCCTACTCCTTTATGGCTTCGACTGGAATTAAGCCGGAAGCCATTACCATGGATGTAAAGGTTGTAGTGCTTGCAACCACCCAGTTATACCATTTGCTGAAGCACTTTGACCCAGAAGTTGAGATGATTTTTAAAGTGCGTGCTGATTTTGATTCAAGCATGAATAAAACGGATCAAGGTGTAAATGAAGTTTGCCGTCTTGTTGCCACCTATGTGGATAAGCTAAATCTTAAGCCATTCAGCAACAAGGCTGTCGCAGCATTACTTGAACATAGTGTGCGTAAGAGCGGCAGGCAGGAGAAGCTTAGTACCTCTTTCCCTGTTATGGGTGATATAATGGCAGAGGCTAATTATCTTGCTGATAGTGTTGGTGCAGAGCTTGTGGACGCCGAGCATGTTGAGCAAGCATTGGAAGCGCGAATTTATCGAGATGGATTAGTCGAAGAAAAAATTCAGGAAATGATAGACCGCGGTAGTATCTTCATAGATGTAGCCGGTGGAGAAATAGGACAGATTAACGGTCTGGCAGTGTACTCCACAGGCGATATTATGTTCGGTAAACCGTCGCGTATTACCTGCACAACATCTATGGGAAAAGAAGGTATAATTAACATTGAGCGTGATGCTAAAATGTCGGGTCCTACCCATAATAAAGGTATGCTCATATTGAGTGGCTATCTGCGAAGAAATTTTGCGCAGGACAAACCGCTTACGCTTGCCGCATCTATTGCTTTCGAACAGTCTTATGGTGGAGTTGATGGTGACTCTGCTTCTTCAACTGAATTGTATGCATTGCTATCAAGTCTTGCACACGTCCCTATTAAGCAGTCTATTGCTGTTACAGGCTCTGTGAATCAAAAAGGTGAGATTCAGCCTATCGGCGGCGTTAACGAGAAAATAGAGGGTTTCTACAAGGTCTGCGAGGCCAAAGGGCTTACTGGCGATCAGGGGGTTATGATTCCTGAATCCAATGTAAAGGACTTAATGCTGAAACAGGAAGTTGTAGACGCAGTGGAAGATGGTAAGTTTGCCATCTGGGCTGTAAAGAATGTGCATGAGGGCATAGAAATTCTGACTGGCGTTGCGGCGGGAGCCAGAGACGAAGATGGACAGTATCCCGAGAACACTATTTACGGTCTTGTGGATGAGCGTCTTGTATCACTGGCTGAAGGTCTGCGTAATTTTGGAAAAGATACAAATAACGACGAACCGTCTTCTAGTAAAAGTAATGACGAAGAATAG
- a CDS encoding Hsp20/alpha crystallin family protein, which translates to MSNLKSWRNQQLQRLKLDSDRMFNQICSEFGLPSVCQPLMDTELRLVETDEGYRIEAELPGVTKENLELHIDGAYLTLRCAYSEHSEGAESVGSFESQMRLPCKVKLEDVEASFTGGKLIVSLPSCHIPERRTIPITSGDKKE; encoded by the coding sequence ATGTCCAATCTAAAATCATGGAGAAACCAGCAGCTACAGCGGCTAAAACTCGATAGTGATCGAATGTTTAATCAGATTTGCTCTGAATTCGGATTGCCTTCTGTATGTCAGCCATTAATGGACACAGAATTACGGCTGGTTGAAACTGATGAAGGATACCGCATCGAGGCAGAGCTTCCCGGTGTTACAAAGGAAAATTTGGAGTTACATATCGATGGTGCATACCTGACATTACGGTGTGCCTACTCCGAACATAGCGAAGGTGCAGAGTCTGTCGGTTCTTTTGAGAGCCAAATGCGCTTGCCCTGCAAAGTGAAATTGGAAGATGTGGAAGCCAGCTTTACGGGTGGAAAGTTGATAGTCTCGTTGCCGAGCTGCCATATTCCGGAAAGACGTACCATTCCAATTACCAGCGGCGATAAAAAGGAATAG
- a CDS encoding peptidylprolyl isomerase, whose protein sequence is MAKAKARHILVDSEDTCNELKARIAGGEDFAAIAKEYSKCPSGRRGGELGEFFPGQMVPEFDTVCFNEAVGVVHGPVQTQFGYHLVEVTERQD, encoded by the coding sequence ATGGCAAAAGCTAAAGCACGTCATATTCTCGTTGATTCTGAGGATACTTGTAACGAACTTAAGGCACGCATCGCAGGCGGTGAAGATTTCGCTGCAATTGCGAAAGAGTACTCTAAGTGCCCATCTGGACGCCGTGGCGGAGAACTCGGGGAATTCTTCCCTGGTCAGATGGTACCGGAATTTGACACAGTGTGTTTTAATGAAGCAGTAGGCGTTGTACACGGTCCTGTTCAGACTCAATTTGGCTACCACCTTGTGGAAGTTACAGAACGTCAGGACTAA